One Microcaecilia unicolor chromosome 8, aMicUni1.1, whole genome shotgun sequence DNA window includes the following coding sequences:
- the MED7 gene encoding mediator of RNA polymerase II transcription subunit 7 translates to MAEPQQVSALPLPPMQYIKEYTDENIRKGLAPKPPLPVKDSYMMFGNQFQCDDLIIQPLESQGIQRLYPLQFDHKKELRKLNMSILVNFLDLLDILIRSPGSIRREEKLEDLKLLFVHMHHLINEYRPHQARETLRVMMEVQKRQRLETAERFQKHLERVVEVIQNCLGALPDDLPLPEEVTCVKTEPMDAEDNSCCVRQIEEQGGSPVCKREPVVDKDAAMCVIIDEMT, encoded by the coding sequence ATGGCTGAACCTCAGCAAGTGAGTGCACTGCCTTTACCTCCAATGCAGTATATTAAAGAGTACACAGATGAGAACATTCGGAAGGGTTTAGCTCCCAAACCCCCGCTACCTGTGAAGGATAGCTATATGATGTTTGGTAACCAGTTCCAATGTGATGATCTCATCATTCAGCCCTTGGAAAGCCAGGGCATTCAGCGACTGTATCCTTTGCAATTTGACCACAAGAAAGAGTTGCGAAAACTCAATATGTCTATCCTGGTGAACTTTTTGGATCTTTTAGACATTTTGATACGGAGCCCAGGAAGCATAAGACGGGAAGAGAAGTTGGAGGACCTCAAGTTATTGTTTGTCCACATGCATCACCTAATCAATGAGTATCGACCTCATCAGGCTAGAGAGACCCTGAGGGTTATGATGGAGGTGCAGAAGCGTCAACGTCTTGAGACTGCTGAGAGGTTCCAGAAACATTTGGAACGTGTGGTGGAAGTGATCCAGAACTGTTTGGGGGCTCTGCCTGATGATCTGCCTCTCCCAGAGGAAGtgacatgtgtgaaaactgaaccAATGGATGCTGAAGACAACAGCTGTTGTGTCAGACAGATTGAAGAGCAGGGAGGGAGCCCTGTTTGTAAGCGAGAACCGGTCGTGGACAAAGATGCTGCTATGTGTGTCATAATTGATGAGATGACATAA